One window from the genome of Sphaerotilus microaerophilus encodes:
- a CDS encoding phosphotransferase: MSDELQNAFSGTKPVTPQHAFDQQRLVDWLRPRMPGLDGEVSIEQFKGGQSNPTYLLTARSSAGERRFVMRRKPPGQLLPSAHAVDREFRVISALAQTDVPVAKAHVLCQDPEVIGTDFYVMDHVDGRIFWDSTLPGMTPPERGAIYDEMNRVMAALHRVDPVAIGLGDYGRPGNYVARQIERWTKQYRAAETEPIPAADALIDWLPRHIPPEGASRIVHGDYRLDNVIFHPTEPRILAVLDWELSTLGDPLVDFAYHCLSWHMSPLTGRGLIGQDLAALGIPTEAEYRARYLERTGRSSPVPQADWIVYLVFNMFRLVGILQGIAKRAQQGNASNARALETGRRTRPLAEQAWALAQTLG, from the coding sequence ATGAGCGACGAGCTGCAGAACGCCTTCAGCGGCACCAAGCCGGTGACCCCCCAGCATGCTTTCGACCAGCAGCGCCTGGTCGATTGGCTGCGCCCGCGCATGCCGGGCCTGGACGGCGAGGTCAGCATCGAGCAGTTCAAGGGCGGCCAGTCCAACCCGACCTACCTGCTGACGGCGCGCTCCTCGGCCGGCGAGCGCCGCTTCGTGATGCGCCGCAAGCCGCCCGGCCAGCTGCTGCCCTCGGCACACGCGGTGGACCGCGAGTTCCGCGTCATCAGCGCGCTGGCCCAGACCGATGTGCCGGTCGCCAAGGCCCATGTGCTCTGCCAGGACCCCGAGGTCATCGGCACCGACTTCTACGTGATGGACCACGTCGACGGCCGCATCTTCTGGGACTCCACCCTGCCGGGCATGACGCCCCCCGAGCGTGGTGCGATCTACGACGAGATGAACCGCGTGATGGCCGCGCTGCACCGGGTCGACCCGGTGGCCATCGGCCTGGGCGACTACGGCCGGCCGGGCAACTACGTGGCCCGCCAGATCGAGCGCTGGACCAAGCAGTACCGGGCCGCCGAGACCGAGCCGATCCCGGCCGCGGACGCGCTGATCGACTGGCTGCCCCGCCACATCCCGCCCGAGGGCGCGAGCCGCATCGTGCACGGCGACTACCGGCTGGACAACGTGATCTTCCACCCCACCGAGCCACGCATCCTCGCGGTGCTGGACTGGGAGCTGTCCACGCTGGGCGACCCGCTGGTGGACTTTGCCTACCACTGCCTGAGCTGGCACATGTCGCCGCTGACCGGGCGCGGCCTGATCGGTCAGGACCTGGCCGCACTCGGCATCCCGACCGAGGCCGAGTACCGCGCTCGCTACCTGGAGCGCACCGGCCGCAGCAGCCCCGTGCCGCAGGCGGACTGGATCGTCTACCTCGTCTTCAACATGTTCCGGCTGGTGGGCATCCTGCAGGGCATCGCCAAGCGCGCGCAGCAGGGCAACGCCTCCAACGCCCGGGCGCTGGAAACCGGCCGGCGCACCCGCCCGCTGGCCGAGCAGGCCTGGGCGCTGGCGCAGACGCTGGGTTGA
- the otnI gene encoding 2-oxo-tetronate isomerase has product MPRFAANLTLMYPEHAFLDRFAAAAADGFTAVEYLFPYEWPVAELADRLRTHGLVQQLFNAPPGDWAAGDRGLACLPQRREEFRRGLVEQALPCARALGCRRLHLMAGVAPADIARDTLRATYLDNLAWAAQAAAADGVELLIEPINPRDMPGYFLNRQDEAHAIVQEVGAANLKVQMDLYHCQIVEGDVATKLRQYLPSGRVGHLQIAGVPERHEPDTGELNYPYLFDLIDALGWTQPIGCEYRPRAGTSAGLGWLRRAR; this is encoded by the coding sequence ATGCCGCGTTTTGCCGCCAACCTCACGCTGATGTACCCCGAGCACGCCTTCCTGGACCGCTTTGCGGCGGCGGCGGCGGATGGCTTCACGGCGGTGGAGTACCTCTTCCCCTACGAGTGGCCGGTGGCAGAACTGGCTGACCGCCTGCGAACGCACGGGCTGGTGCAGCAGCTGTTCAACGCCCCGCCCGGCGACTGGGCCGCTGGCGACCGCGGGCTGGCCTGCCTGCCGCAGCGGCGCGAGGAGTTCCGCCGCGGCCTGGTCGAGCAGGCGCTGCCCTGCGCGCGCGCCCTGGGCTGTCGCCGCCTGCACCTGATGGCCGGCGTCGCGCCCGCCGACATCGCACGCGACACGCTGCGCGCCACCTACCTGGACAACCTGGCCTGGGCCGCCCAGGCCGCCGCGGCCGACGGCGTGGAGCTGCTGATCGAGCCGATCAACCCGCGCGACATGCCGGGCTACTTCCTGAACCGCCAGGACGAGGCGCACGCCATCGTGCAGGAAGTCGGCGCGGCCAACCTGAAGGTGCAGATGGACCTGTACCACTGCCAGATCGTCGAGGGCGATGTGGCCACCAAGCTGCGCCAGTACCTGCCCAGCGGCCGGGTTGGCCACCTGCAGATCGCCGGGGTGCCGGAGCGTCACGAGCCAGACACCGGCGAGCTGAACTACCCCTACCTCTTCGATCTGATCGACGCGCTGGGCTGGACGCAGCCGATCGGCTGCGAGTACCGCCCCCGTGCGGGCACCTCGGCCGGACTGGGCTGGCTGCGCCGCGCCCGGTAG
- a CDS encoding tetratricopeptide repeat protein, which yields MRPAPTRLAAPRAPLAAVLMTLLALAVVPPVAQAQATAAATPASAAASAPADGVRPELFPVLAGAQDLLRQQQFSAALAKLKEADVLGAKSPYEAFVTERLRLAAASGAGDGAAAERAHDALIAGGRLPAADRAGLVQAVLSAYYRAQDHQRSIDWARRLRQEPSATPAQQSLAQQWLAQSLYLLKDYAGAAREMQAELKAGEAAGQAPGEERLRLLASAQAQLKDMAAYQATLERLVTLYPKKTYWADLVGRVASREGFADRLVLDALRLKAVVCGGLDETSDVMTLAEMAQQGGQSIEARRWIQQAYASGQFGNGPQAAAQAKLRDAVQRSAADDEAALKGKGPAVKEALAQASWGQSYIAAGQTERGLAMMEEALAKGSLKRPDEIRLRLGAAYAQAGQADKAVRTLQAVQGSDGSADLARLWLLHLKQPVAAR from the coding sequence ATGCGCCCTGCCCCGACCCGCCTTGCAGCCCCCCGCGCGCCCCTGGCCGCCGTTCTGATGACGCTCCTGGCACTGGCCGTCGTGCCGCCGGTGGCCCAGGCCCAGGCCACCGCCGCAGCCACGCCGGCCTCCGCGGCCGCATCGGCACCCGCCGACGGGGTGCGCCCCGAGCTCTTCCCCGTGCTGGCCGGCGCCCAGGACCTGCTCCGGCAGCAGCAGTTCAGCGCCGCCCTGGCCAAGCTCAAGGAGGCCGATGTGCTGGGGGCCAAGTCGCCCTACGAGGCCTTCGTGACCGAGCGGCTGCGCCTGGCCGCGGCCTCCGGCGCCGGCGACGGTGCCGCGGCCGAACGGGCCCACGACGCCCTGATCGCAGGCGGGCGCCTGCCGGCCGCCGACCGGGCCGGGCTGGTGCAGGCCGTGCTGTCGGCCTACTACCGGGCGCAGGACCACCAGCGCTCGATCGATTGGGCCCGGCGGCTGCGCCAGGAGCCCAGCGCCACGCCCGCCCAGCAGTCGCTGGCGCAGCAATGGCTGGCTCAGTCGCTGTACCTGCTCAAGGACTACGCCGGCGCGGCACGCGAGATGCAGGCCGAGCTGAAGGCCGGCGAGGCCGCAGGCCAGGCGCCCGGCGAGGAGCGCCTGCGCCTGCTCGCCAGCGCCCAGGCCCAGCTCAAGGACATGGCGGCCTACCAGGCCACCCTGGAGCGCCTGGTGACGCTGTACCCGAAGAAGACCTACTGGGCGGACCTGGTCGGGCGGGTGGCCTCGCGCGAGGGCTTTGCCGACCGCCTGGTGCTGGACGCCCTGCGGCTCAAGGCCGTGGTCTGCGGCGGCCTGGACGAGACCTCCGACGTGATGACCCTGGCCGAGATGGCGCAGCAGGGCGGCCAGTCGATCGAGGCACGGCGCTGGATCCAGCAGGCCTACGCCAGCGGCCAGTTCGGCAACGGCCCCCAGGCCGCGGCCCAGGCCAAGCTGCGCGACGCCGTCCAGCGCAGCGCCGCCGACGACGAGGCCGCGCTCAAGGGCAAGGGCCCGGCGGTGAAGGAAGCGCTCGCGCAGGCCAGCTGGGGCCAGAGCTACATCGCCGCCGGCCAGACCGAGCGCGGCCTGGCGATGATGGAAGAGGCGCTCGCCAAGGGCAGTCTCAAGCGGCCCGACGAGATCCGCCTGCGCCTGGGTGCCGCCTACGCCCAGGCCGGCCAGGCCGACAAGGCCGTGCGTACCCTGCAGGCGGTGCAGGGCAGCGACGGCAGCGCCGACCTGGCCCGGCTGTGGCTGCTGCACCTGAAGCAGCCGGTCGCGGCGCGCTGA
- a CDS encoding lipid A biosynthesis acyltransferase: protein MSGDTSKAPWRQRARAAATAAASRAVLGLLWLLHWLPLSWLDRLGHGLGALLWRLGSSRRRVALRNLALCLPGRSPAEREAIARAHFGWLGRSFLERGLLWWAPRERLERLIHVEGDVKLAERSERPVMWLAPHFLALDVAGVGILLNQNRRAGSIYQAQSNPVFDAAMRAGRLRFGNAEIFPRQDSAKPLIRAIKRGDAFFNLPDMDFGAKDAAFVPFFGVPAATLLAPSRMARLLDMVVQPVVGEMLPGGQGWRIRFLDPWPDFPSMDAEADAARMNRWIEGEILRNPSQYLWVHKRFKTRPAGEPSLY from the coding sequence ATGAGCGGGGACACTTCCAAGGCGCCGTGGCGCCAACGCGCCAGGGCTGCGGCCACCGCGGCGGCCTCCCGTGCGGTGCTGGGCCTGCTGTGGCTGCTGCACTGGCTGCCGCTGAGCTGGCTCGACCGGCTTGGCCATGGGCTGGGTGCGCTGCTGTGGCGGCTGGGCAGTTCGCGCCGCCGGGTGGCGCTGCGCAACCTGGCGCTCTGCCTGCCCGGGCGCAGCCCGGCCGAGCGCGAGGCCATTGCACGGGCGCACTTCGGCTGGCTGGGGCGCAGCTTCCTGGAGCGCGGCCTGCTCTGGTGGGCGCCGCGCGAGCGCCTGGAGCGGCTCATCCACGTCGAAGGCGATGTGAAGCTGGCCGAGCGCAGCGAGCGCCCGGTGATGTGGCTGGCGCCGCACTTCCTGGCGCTGGACGTGGCGGGCGTGGGCATCCTGCTCAACCAGAACCGCCGCGCCGGCTCGATCTACCAGGCGCAGAGCAACCCGGTGTTCGACGCGGCGATGCGCGCCGGCCGGCTGCGCTTCGGCAATGCCGAGATCTTTCCCCGGCAGGACAGCGCCAAGCCGCTGATCCGCGCCATCAAGCGCGGCGACGCCTTCTTCAACCTGCCGGACATGGACTTTGGCGCGAAGGACGCGGCCTTCGTGCCCTTTTTCGGCGTGCCGGCGGCCACGCTGCTGGCGCCCTCGCGCATGGCCCGGCTGCTCGACATGGTGGTGCAGCCGGTGGTGGGCGAGATGCTGCCCGGTGGCCAGGGCTGGCGCATCCGCTTCCTCGACCCCTGGCCCGACTTCCCCAGCATGGACGCCGAGGCCGACGCCGCGCGCATGAATCGCTGGATCGAGGGCGAGATCCTGCGCAACCCCAGCCAGTACCTCTGGGTGCACAAGCGCTTCAAGACCCGCCCTGCGGGCGAGCCGTCGCTGTACTGA
- a CDS encoding lysophospholipid acyltransferase family protein, whose amino-acid sequence MPTLFRLAARLPLALLHRVGTLLGWLAFWGSPPYRQRLRANVAQAGLDWARARGAVASAGRMVAELPWLWCRPHDQPLGGWVRWDGAEHVEAALAEGRGLLMLTPHLGCFEVIAQAYAERWGAMSPITALYRPSRQPALRELVAQSRNRPGLLTAPANLTGVRQMIRALRKGGTVGLLPDQVPPQGMGVWAPFFGREAYTMTLASRLVQQTGAAWLLFAAERLPGGRGYVIRVSVPAEPMPGTPADPAGGQDAEEVARRAAAVVNRAMEGLILARPDQYLWGYHRYKQPRPQAEVPADGAD is encoded by the coding sequence ATCCCGACCCTTTTCAGACTGGCGGCACGCCTTCCGCTGGCACTTTTGCACCGTGTGGGCACTTTGTTGGGCTGGCTGGCCTTCTGGGGTTCGCCCCCCTACCGCCAGCGCCTGCGCGCCAACGTGGCCCAGGCCGGGCTGGACTGGGCCCGTGCGCGCGGCGCCGTGGCCTCGGCGGGGCGCATGGTGGCCGAACTGCCTTGGCTGTGGTGCCGCCCGCACGACCAGCCGCTGGGCGGTTGGGTGCGCTGGGACGGGGCCGAGCACGTCGAGGCCGCGCTGGCCGAGGGCCGCGGGCTGCTGATGCTCACGCCGCACCTGGGCTGCTTCGAGGTGATTGCGCAGGCCTATGCCGAGCGCTGGGGGGCTATGAGCCCGATCACCGCGCTGTACCGGCCCTCGCGCCAGCCGGCGCTGCGCGAGCTGGTGGCGCAGTCGCGCAACCGGCCCGGGCTGCTCACGGCCCCTGCCAACCTGACGGGGGTGCGGCAGATGATCCGCGCCCTGCGCAAGGGCGGCACGGTGGGCCTGCTGCCCGACCAGGTGCCGCCGCAGGGCATGGGGGTGTGGGCGCCCTTCTTCGGCCGCGAGGCCTACACGATGACGCTGGCCTCGCGCCTGGTGCAGCAGACCGGCGCGGCCTGGCTGCTCTTTGCCGCCGAGCGGCTGCCGGGTGGGCGCGGCTACGTGATCCGCGTCTCGGTGCCGGCCGAGCCGATGCCCGGCACCCCGGCCGATCCCGCCGGGGGGCAGGATGCCGAAGAGGTGGCCCGGCGGGCCGCGGCGGTGGTGAACCGGGCGATGGAAGGCCTCATCCTGGCCCGCCCGGACCAGTACCTCTGGGGCTACCACCGCTACAAGCAGCCGCGTCCCCAGGCCGAGGTGCCGGCCGATGGGGCAGACTGA
- the metK gene encoding methionine adenosyltransferase, producing MANDFLFTSESVSEGHPDKVADQISDSILDAILAQDPLSRVAAETLTNTGLVVLAGEITTQANVDYIQVARDTIKRIGYDNTEYGIDYKGCAVLVAYDKQSNDIAQGVDRASDDYLNIGAGDQGLMFGYACDETPELMPAPIYYAHRLVERQAQLRKDGRLPFLRPDAKSQVTMRYVDGKPHSIDTVVLSTQHAPDQSETATQMKASFTEAIIEEIIKPVLPKEWLNETRYLINPTGRFVIGGPQGDCGLTGRKIIVDTYGGACPHGGGAFSGKDPTKVDRSAAYAARYVAKNIVAAGLAKQCQIQVAYAIGVAKPMNITVYTEGTGVIPDAEIAKLVQAHFDLRPKGIIQMLDLLRPIYAKTAAYGHFGREEPEFTWERTDKAQALRAAAGL from the coding sequence GTGGCGAACGATTTCCTCTTCACCTCGGAATCCGTTTCCGAAGGGCACCCCGACAAGGTCGCGGACCAGATCTCCGACTCGATCCTCGATGCCATCCTGGCGCAGGACCCGCTCTCGCGCGTGGCCGCCGAAACGCTGACCAACACCGGCCTGGTCGTGCTGGCCGGTGAGATCACCACCCAGGCCAACGTCGACTACATCCAGGTCGCGCGCGACACCATCAAGCGCATCGGCTACGACAACACCGAGTACGGCATCGACTACAAGGGCTGCGCCGTGCTCGTGGCCTACGACAAGCAGAGCAACGACATTGCCCAGGGCGTGGACCGCGCCAGCGACGACTACCTGAACATCGGCGCCGGCGACCAGGGCCTGATGTTCGGCTACGCCTGCGACGAGACGCCCGAGCTGATGCCCGCGCCGATCTACTACGCGCACCGCCTGGTCGAGCGCCAGGCCCAGTTGCGCAAGGACGGCCGCCTGCCCTTCCTGCGCCCGGACGCCAAGAGCCAGGTGACGATGCGCTACGTCGACGGCAAGCCGCACTCGATCGACACCGTGGTGCTCTCCACCCAGCACGCACCGGACCAGTCCGAGACCGCGACCCAGATGAAGGCCAGCTTCACCGAAGCCATCATCGAGGAGATCATCAAGCCGGTGCTGCCCAAGGAGTGGCTCAATGAGACCCGCTACCTGATCAACCCGACGGGGCGCTTCGTCATCGGCGGCCCGCAGGGGGACTGCGGCCTGACCGGGCGCAAGATCATCGTCGACACCTACGGCGGCGCCTGCCCGCACGGCGGCGGCGCGTTCTCCGGCAAGGATCCGACCAAGGTCGACCGCTCGGCCGCCTACGCCGCTCGCTACGTGGCCAAGAACATCGTCGCCGCCGGCCTGGCCAAACAGTGCCAGATCCAGGTGGCCTACGCGATCGGCGTGGCCAAGCCGATGAACATCACGGTCTACACCGAAGGCACCGGCGTCATCCCCGACGCCGAGATCGCCAAGCTGGTGCAAGCGCACTTCGATCTGCGCCCCAAGGGCATCATCCAGATGCTCGACCTGCTGCGCCCGATCTACGCCAAGACCGCGGCCTACGGCCACTTCGGCCGCGAAGAGCCCGAGTTCACCTGGGAGCGGACCGACAAGGCCCAGGCGCTGCGCGCAGCGGCCGGGCTGTAA
- a CDS encoding sensor domain-containing protein produces the protein MPERAATMTPPEAAALRPGRPAHDEVAALRLEVEALRLANAALEGQLLAGAEQAESMFAALERQRNELRGAHARELSLGAFAQRIMDTVGGVVIVVDPEGLLRQCNRHCQAQLAPLAEGGSVDVLLHPDDQAALAAALPPLPWPVRSVLFESLRRLGQYRAEHRLAMRDGSHRYHLVEAALLYSAQGKEEGAVISGTDISALKAQELELRASEARFKQAEQVARAGSWELDVASGAMRWSDEMARLLGRAPGEPASLAAFAAAVHPDDRGSVICGPSLALSSGAPCELEFRLASTGGPERWAHLRATLFHDAAGAPVRAVGTLQDISARRQAEEEMRLAASVFDNSLNAILLADAQGRIRKVNRAFTEITGYSAEEVQGQNTRIMKSGEHPPEFYAAMWEQLRTSFHWEGELLNRHKDGQIISVWESIVAVRDAAGEVTHHIGIFYDISEQKAAAQRIHQLAYYDALTGLPNRTLLMDRCQHALARAAREGERLAVLFLDLDRFKHFNDSLGHPVGDALLQAVAPRLQQVLRGSDTVARLGGDEFVVLLEDVETAANAQLVARRIVEAFKAPFELGELSLTATTTVGVSLYPDHGTDVTSLFKYADLALYQGKESGRGDFRIFETRFNDAARQRMHLENELRQALLRNELALHYQPLLSLGDGRLAGAEALLRWTHPELGSVSPAHFIPVAEDSGLIVPIGAWVLEQACHQARRWLDDGLPLGVMAVNLSALQIQRDDLVATVANALTLSGLPAQHLELEISEAYILRHAERDLRQLARLRELGVSLALDDFGTGQTSLGHLRRLPVGKLKIDRAFMADIDRDPAGATVTRAIIGLGHGLGMTVLAEGVETEAQEALLRAQGCDQVQGFRYSRPLPAAGFEAFVWGRSGRGDTPYWPVAAPHVV, from the coding sequence ATGCCTGAGCGGGCCGCGACGATGACCCCACCCGAGGCGGCTGCGCTGCGCCCGGGGCGGCCGGCGCACGACGAAGTCGCCGCGCTGCGCCTGGAGGTCGAGGCGCTGCGCCTGGCCAACGCTGCGCTGGAAGGCCAGCTGCTGGCCGGCGCCGAGCAGGCCGAGTCGATGTTTGCCGCCCTGGAGCGCCAGCGCAACGAGCTGCGCGGTGCCCATGCGCGCGAGCTGTCGCTCGGCGCCTTCGCCCAGCGCATCATGGACACGGTGGGCGGCGTGGTGATCGTGGTCGATCCCGAGGGCCTGCTGCGCCAGTGCAACCGGCACTGCCAGGCCCAGCTGGCGCCGCTGGCCGAGGGCGGCAGCGTCGACGTGCTGCTGCACCCCGACGACCAGGCGGCCCTGGCTGCCGCCCTGCCGCCGCTGCCCTGGCCGGTGCGCTCGGTGCTGTTCGAGAGCCTGCGCCGCCTTGGCCAGTACCGCGCCGAGCACCGGCTGGCCATGCGCGATGGCAGCCACCGCTACCACCTGGTCGAGGCGGCGCTGCTCTACAGCGCGCAGGGCAAGGAGGAGGGGGCCGTCATCAGCGGCACCGACATCTCGGCGCTGAAGGCGCAGGAGCTGGAGCTGCGCGCCAGCGAGGCCCGCTTCAAGCAGGCCGAGCAGGTCGCGCGTGCCGGCAGCTGGGAGCTGGACGTCGCCAGCGGCGCGATGCGCTGGTCCGACGAGATGGCACGCCTGCTCGGCCGGGCGCCCGGGGAGCCGGCCAGCCTGGCGGCCTTCGCGGCCGCCGTCCATCCCGACGATCGGGGCAGCGTCATCTGCGGACCGTCGCTGGCGCTGTCCTCCGGCGCGCCCTGCGAACTGGAGTTCCGGCTTGCTTCCACCGGAGGGCCGGAGCGCTGGGCGCACCTGCGGGCGACGCTCTTTCACGATGCCGCCGGGGCGCCGGTGCGGGCCGTCGGCACGCTGCAGGACATCAGCGCCCGGCGCCAGGCCGAGGAGGAGATGCGCCTGGCCGCCAGCGTATTCGACAACAGCCTGAACGCGATCCTGCTGGCCGATGCGCAGGGGCGCATCCGCAAGGTGAACCGCGCCTTCACCGAGATCACCGGCTACAGCGCCGAGGAGGTGCAGGGGCAGAACACCCGGATCATGAAGTCGGGCGAGCACCCACCGGAGTTCTACGCGGCCATGTGGGAGCAGCTGCGTACCTCCTTCCACTGGGAAGGGGAGCTGCTCAATCGCCACAAGGACGGCCAGATCATCTCGGTGTGGGAGAGCATCGTGGCCGTGCGTGATGCGGCCGGCGAGGTGACGCACCACATCGGCATCTTCTACGACATCTCCGAGCAGAAGGCCGCGGCCCAGCGCATCCACCAGCTGGCCTACTACGACGCGCTGACCGGCCTGCCCAACCGCACGCTGCTGATGGACCGCTGCCAGCACGCGTTGGCGCGCGCCGCACGCGAGGGCGAGCGGCTGGCGGTGCTCTTCCTGGACCTGGACCGCTTCAAGCACTTCAACGACAGCCTCGGCCATCCGGTCGGCGACGCGCTGCTGCAGGCGGTCGCGCCGCGTCTGCAGCAGGTGCTGCGGGGCTCGGACACGGTGGCCCGTCTGGGCGGCGACGAGTTCGTCGTGCTGCTGGAAGATGTCGAGACGGCGGCGAATGCCCAGTTGGTGGCACGGCGCATCGTCGAGGCGTTCAAGGCTCCTTTCGAGCTGGGCGAGTTGAGCCTGACGGCAACGACCACGGTGGGCGTGAGCCTGTACCCCGACCACGGTACGGACGTCACCAGCCTGTTCAAGTACGCCGACCTGGCGCTCTACCAGGGCAAGGAGTCGGGGCGGGGTGACTTCCGCATCTTCGAGACCCGGTTCAACGACGCCGCGCGCCAGCGCATGCACCTGGAGAACGAACTGCGCCAGGCCCTGCTGCGCAACGAGCTGGCGCTGCACTACCAGCCGCTGCTGTCACTGGGCGATGGCCGGCTGGCCGGCGCCGAGGCGCTGCTGCGCTGGACGCACCCGGAGCTGGGGTCGGTGTCGCCGGCCCATTTCATCCCGGTGGCGGAGGACAGCGGGCTGATCGTGCCCATTGGCGCCTGGGTGCTGGAGCAGGCCTGCCACCAGGCCCGGCGCTGGCTGGACGACGGCCTGCCGCTGGGGGTGATGGCGGTGAACCTGTCGGCGCTGCAGATCCAGCGCGACGACCTGGTCGCCACCGTGGCCAACGCGCTCACGCTCAGCGGCCTGCCGGCGCAGCACCTGGAGCTGGAGATCAGCGAGGCCTACATCCTGCGCCACGCGGAGCGCGACCTGCGCCAGCTGGCCCGGCTGCGCGAGCTGGGGGTGTCGCTGGCGCTGGATGACTTCGGCACCGGCCAGACCTCGCTGGGCCACCTGCGCCGCCTGCCGGTGGGCAAGCTGAAGATCGACCGGGCCTTCATGGCCGACATCGACCGCGACCCGGCTGGCGCCACCGTGACGCGCGCCATCATCGGCCTGGGCCACGGCCTGGGCATGACCGTGCTGGCCGAGGGCGTCGAGACCGAGGCCCAGGAGGCCCTGCTGCGCGCCCAGGGCTGCGACCAGGTGCAGGGCTTCCGTTACAGCCGGCCGCTGCCGGCGGCGGGGTTCGAGGCGTTTGTGTGGGGGCGCAGCGGCCGAGGGGACACGCCTTACTGGCCTGTTGCAGCACCGCACGTCGTCTGA
- a CDS encoding hydrogenase maturation protease gives MTGLARRQVLCFGNELHGDDGFGPAVGRALAELGLPGGWELHQLGTRGLDALALLQDCEAALLVDAEAPAGQPGRLRERRADELGSEASLVGHGMGLGFVLQALRAMPVRPGVLRILTAEMAEVRSFQLALSPAVASAVDPAARQLGRWMQEAAHA, from the coding sequence ATGACGGGCTTGGCGCGCCGGCAGGTGCTGTGCTTCGGCAACGAGCTGCACGGCGATGACGGCTTCGGCCCCGCCGTGGGGCGGGCCCTGGCCGAGTTGGGGCTGCCGGGGGGCTGGGAGCTGCACCAGCTGGGCACGCGCGGGCTGGACGCACTGGCGCTGCTGCAGGATTGCGAGGCGGCCCTGCTCGTGGATGCCGAGGCGCCTGCCGGGCAGCCCGGGCGGCTGCGGGAGCGCCGGGCCGACGAGCTGGGCAGCGAGGCCAGCCTGGTCGGCCATGGCATGGGGCTGGGCTTCGTGCTGCAGGCGCTGCGAGCGATGCCGGTCCGGCCCGGGGTGCTGCGCATCCTCACCGCCGAGATGGCCGAGGTCCGCTCCTTCCAGCTGGCGCTGTCGCCCGCGGTGGCGAGCGCGGTCGATCCCGCGGCCCGGCAGCTGGGCCGGTGGATGCAGGAGGCCGCGCATGCCTGA
- a CDS encoding nickel-dependent hydrogenase large subunit yields MLEIVAHFGGQWPHSSYMLPGGVVTPPDTRRLIACRAVLDELQRWYEQRVVGARLEDWLALDSADALFAWLDRPAPAGSALGLMTRFLRSQGLHRLGIGTPHMLSFGVGCDPERWGPSQDAHLMRSGFLDGDSGTVEPLDTTQIAEHVRHSWFRPYEGGRHPYEGETVPDYQPGSDRYSWAKAPRYGERVVQTGPLAELLIGGDALLRDLHAREGAGAWLRQFARVRRVAYELRHARRMLDELGASLREPHFIAPVPGSEVDGQGCGLVMAARGALGHWVRLRDGVVEKYQIITPTAWNASPRDSAGVPGHWEASLVGLEVADADDPIEIGHLIRSHDPCLVCTVHFAQAGAPAGAGRRLVVGA; encoded by the coding sequence GTGCTGGAGATCGTCGCTCACTTCGGCGGGCAGTGGCCGCATTCGTCCTACATGCTGCCGGGCGGCGTGGTGACGCCGCCGGACACGCGCCGGTTGATCGCCTGCCGCGCGGTGCTCGACGAGTTGCAGCGCTGGTACGAGCAGCGCGTGGTCGGCGCCCGCCTGGAGGACTGGCTGGCGCTGGATTCGGCCGATGCCCTGTTCGCCTGGCTCGACCGGCCGGCGCCGGCCGGCTCCGCGCTGGGGCTGATGACGCGCTTCCTGCGCTCGCAGGGGCTGCACCGGCTGGGCATCGGCACGCCGCACATGCTGTCCTTCGGCGTCGGCTGCGACCCCGAGCGCTGGGGCCCATCGCAGGACGCCCACCTGATGCGCAGCGGCTTCCTCGACGGTGACAGCGGCACGGTCGAGCCGCTCGACACCACGCAGATCGCCGAGCACGTGCGGCACTCCTGGTTTCGCCCCTACGAGGGCGGGCGCCATCCCTACGAGGGCGAAACCGTGCCCGACTACCAGCCGGGCAGCGACCGCTACAGCTGGGCCAAGGCACCACGCTACGGCGAGCGCGTGGTGCAGACCGGCCCGCTTGCCGAGCTGCTGATCGGCGGCGATGCCCTGCTGCGTGACCTGCATGCCCGTGAAGGCGCGGGTGCCTGGCTGCGCCAGTTCGCCCGCGTTCGCCGCGTCGCCTATGAGCTGCGGCATGCCCGCCGCATGCTCGACGAGCTGGGCGCTTCGCTGCGTGAGCCCCATTTCATCGCCCCGGTGCCGGGCAGCGAGGTGGATGGACAGGGCTGTGGCCTGGTGATGGCCGCGCGCGGTGCGCTGGGCCACTGGGTGCGCCTGCGCGATGGCGTGGTGGAGAAGTACCAGATCATCACCCCCACGGCCTGGAACGCCTCGCCGCGCGACAGCGCCGGGGTGCCGGGGCACTGGGAAGCCAGCCTCGTGGGGTTGGAGGTGGCGGACGCGGACGACCCGATCGAGATCGGCCACCTGATCCGCTCGCACGATCCCTGCTTGGTCTGCACGGTGCATTTCGCGCAAGCGGGTGCCCCCGCGGGGGCGGGCCGGCGCCTGGTGGTGGGGGCATGA